The Syngnathus scovelli strain Florida chromosome 18, RoL_Ssco_1.2, whole genome shotgun sequence genomic interval GCTGAAAGGACCATCAGAGAAATAAATGGCCTGGGATTTCCCCAAGAGAGATCTGGGACAGGCCTTGCGGGTCTCATCCGAGCGGAATCACCAATGGGGATCAGCTGGGAAAGCATCGGGATGGAGGCAATGGAGCGGAAGGTGAACATGACGCATCAAAATGGCTTCTAGTCATCATCTGGAGAGTCTGAAAGCTACTTCAATATGCAGCATTTGTCACTATTGAGCTGGAGGGTTTAAAAATGGATGACATAAAAGCATCACTATGATATATTTGACTTAACTTAGCACATCCTCTGTTTTGTCATTGGAGCTTCCTTATCAGGCGGTGGTACACTCCGCCTACTTTTTAAGGGGCGGAAAAGTCATCATGTCAAAAACCTCAAGTGAACGACAACAAAGTCACAAAGAGATCCAAAGGTAAAGGATTATTGCACTAACAACTGATTGCATTAATATTGAGaagctcatgttttttttgtaattattattattattatgattattattatgatcatcattattattattattattattattattattattattattattattattattattattattattattattattttggttgtcatagggtgtattcagaccagaaaagtcctttGGTCCGCTGGTTTGGTCTGGACCAAAAgcggatttaatttttttcgttttgtgcgCTTCCTATTTAGACTACATTGTGCAAGCAAAGTATATTTTATAAACACACCCACGCTTGTGACGATCTGTGCTCCTATTCGACACAGACCCGGAAACGGAGGAAAACATAGGAGTCTTCCGTGCTGCGTTCctgctctgcatatttgtgTTGTTGATTCGGATCTACGCTGTTTGTGTTCACACCTGGAGCGAACCGCTGTTTGTTTAATCCGCACCAAGATCCGTTTGCGTGTATTCACATCTGCACAAAAGGTCCGTACCAGCGTTACAGTCGAACTgtcaggtctgaatacacccatAGTATTGCAGTATTTAACTTGAGTTGCTGTTTTTTCAAATGTGTTGAAAGCAGATGGCCATGAGTGCGCAAAGCAGAGCCCTTGGGGCCGTTATAGGGGCCGCTGTAGCAGATGCAGCAGGTGAGATAAAATGTCCTCATATGCTgagaaaaaatgttttgcagacctgtaaaataaatcaattagTTGTTTTTATCTCTAAATACATCATCGGCAACATAAATGGTTTTGTAATGCACTTTCATGCAGAGTAAAATTTTATCCGATTATTCGATTAATCGGCGCAATAGTTGATAGAATAAATATTGAGTATTTGTTGTACTACTATTTTGCTATCCAGCACTGTAGAAGATGAATTTACCATATAGCCAATTAGATTTTGATAATAATTTTTTATACAAAAAAGCCATAGAAATTGTGAAAATGGAAGTTAAGCGTATACATTAGTTATTCGGTACTCAATATTATCATTGCTTAATTTTTTATGTAAGCCATAAAACCAAACAAGTTGGGTGCATCTACAGGCAACTGTTCGagctgataagaaaaaaaaaaggggggggggggggggtctctttATCTAAAATGAGCAGCTAATAAAATAAACTCCGATATGTTCTTGGTTTCCGTGTCTGTGTcaactgcatgtgtgtgttctccAATGCAGCCCAGCCCATGCACTGGATTTACAATCTAGACAGACTCCGAGAAGTTCTCGCTGACCTGGAACCCACACCAGAGTTTCGTGCCGACTCTGCAAATCCTTTTTACCGCAGGAAGACGGGCGAGCAGACGTGCTATGGAGACCAAGCTTACGTCCTGTTGGAATCGTTGAGTCAGTGTGGAGGTACACAACTGACTCAGGCGAGACAATGTGTCATATGTTGTAAaaacagttgttgttttttttaaagattattTTCAAATGTGTCATCACCGCTGGGAAAGAAGACGATTAGCAAATTTCCtgagaaaaataaaactgtgattaaatactaaaataaaataaattgattATTTCCAGAAGGAGCCAGATTACGATGTTGAGCAATATGAATTTTTTTCGTGTCGGCAGGTGTCAACGTGGAGGATTTGACTCAGCGTTTCTACAAATTCTTTGGCCCGGAGACAGTGTATGACCTGCCAGTCAATGACCCTTAccgcaaggaaggaggtacactAAATTTTCACTCATTACTAAATTCAaaagataatttaaaaaatatttttttaggccCCAAAGCTGTCCTTCCGATTGATGGTCCATGGAGGCATGCGAGCATCAAAGTTTTCTTAAAAAATGTGGATTCCGGCAAAGAAGAAACTGGTAAATAATAACAATTATTAACTGCTAATTAGCATTGtgacatattttctttttttttttttgaggctgTGACAAGGACTGCCAAATGGACGGAATTACCAAGCTAGCCCCAGTGGTGGCTTTTTATGCCGGCCAACCTGAAATGCTGGACCAAGTGGAAAAAGTTACACGGGTGACCCAAAATAACGACTTATGTGTGGCTGTGACATTGGCCGCGGCTCGGtaaggagaaaaaagaaaaaaaagaaacaatgacGACATTCCATTCTTAACATTTGGTTTCTCGTTGGAGGGAAAGTTGTAAACCTCAACCGGTTTGTCTGTTTTATGAATGTGGTCAGGTTTTTGGAACATTTTATTCTGAATGGTCCaagttccaaagctctggaagcAGTTTTGGCTCAGTTGAATGATCCACAAAGACAAAATCCTCAAGAGCTTGATAATGCAATCATTGGTGAGACAATCTTTGTATTTAAAAAGCATCCTCCAAATCAAGATAAatgattttattgctttttaTGTCTTTACGGAAGCACAACTCAACGAGGTGAAGAAAAATCTGGCCAAGCCGACCCAGCAGCTCATACCCGCTCTCTTCACAAACACATGAGGTACATTTAATCTGATGACACGGCAAAATTCTCACACCCCTCTGGTTCTAGCCTTTCATCTCCCCACTAATGATCTCCTTTCAACTGCCTTTTTATTTTCCCCTTTCCTACTGTGTTAACCATCTTAAGTTTTACAAGACTCAAAGGTGGAGACGATAAATACTCGTGAAAAATTTTGCCCCTGGGAGGTTAAATTATGATgttcgggttttttttttcagctttgcCCGGTGCGTTCCAAGGAGCGCTACATGGAGTCCTGACATCCAGTCGATTGGATGAAGCTGTCAGGGACACCATGCGTTGCGGGGGATGCACCTCCAGCCGAGGTTCCTTCATCGGAGCCTGCTTCGGGGCACAGGTCTGGGAACGACCCACTATAAGGATTCTGGAGAGCAGAATCTGAGTCACACACTCCAATATcctgcaattattttttttttcaaactccaaacctgtcttaaaattctcAAGGCTGCTCattctggttttttttttttctaaattgagTTTAGCTCCCCATTGTGGATAAGCACACACACGTTACATCCATTGTCACGCTTTTAAAATGCGCAGTTTAAAATGGCAACGTGTCAAACGACTCCATTGAGGGAACGTTGtcagaaaagcaaaaaaaaacattcaaaaggcATTTGTGTTTTGGATGCATCTGGTAAAATCGAATCAGAAAGCTGGACCGCATGAATTTCTAATCAAGTACGGAAACGTTTGGATTTGGGCTCGAGGCCGGCTTGATTTCACTTCTCCATTTTGGAAGGGTAAACGCTGATCTGGCTCGTGTTTCCAATGTGGGGGCGGGATGGTGATAGCTGCGTCAGCTACAATGACATCATGGCAGCATGATGCTTCGTAACCTGCCAAGAAATTCTGCAAAGAACACGACACAGTAAACAGGACAACGAccgaagtcattttttttttttttgccttctgtCTCCTTACCACCTTCTAAAAAGAACACAAGTTTGAGTTGTGCTACTTTGGAGGTTACATAACATAAAAGTGCTATGTTGTGAAATGAGTTTGAGCCTGGAGAAACTTTTGTTCCCCATATGTGTCACTCAATCTTATtttaatgatgtctttgcagacTGGCCTCCAAGGAATCCCCGAGTCCTGGAAGACAAGAACGCTCAGATATCCTCGACTGCTGGAGCTAGTTGAAAAGATGTTCCAAAAATCCGCTTAAATTGAAGTTGCGGGCTTTTCAGTGCGAGTTACTTTCCTTCAGTTGCAGATGTGTTTTGAAATGACAGTTCGTGACGGTCTCGTTTCAAAAGTCTCCGACAGAACGAGACTTGAATTTGTTTGtcgtatcaaaaaaaaaaacatcagttgctGATAAAGGATAGTGTTACTTGCATGTGCGTGATGTTTTAATTGAAGTTCCCAAGATGGATAGTTGAGGTTTAACGTCTggaaacatgattttttttttttttttttttttttttgctgaagtgAAGAATTCATTTGGTTTTCGTCTTCCCACTCCACGGAGCATGTTTGGTTATTGAGAAGTGAAAGAGCAGATTTACTACTGGAACAACGCGAGACTGAAAATAATGCTTCCCTCAAAGGAGCTGTTCTGCCTTCTGAAAAGCGCtgacttttattttcatttaaagCACTTACCGCAACAAGTCTGAAGTTAAGAACAGCTTGATAACTTTTACATTACGGATGTAAAATAATACAGATATATAACAACTGCTTCATCTTTTCCCAGAGTGAAAATATTTTCACTATAAAAATGTCAAAGCGTGGTTTCAGAATATCACatgaatgaagatgatgatgaataaATTTCCACAACATTGTTTTGTTGGGTAAATATGTAAGAGTGCATAGGTAACAAACAGAAGGGAAGTCATTTGATTTCTCCCTGAGCCTGACTTCCTCCTACACAGCGGGTCGTCGTGCACGTCTGGCATAATTATATCCAGACCTGaagagttgttgttttgtttccccCCCAATCTGCCAAAATCCAATTCCACAAGGgagctttttttaaaacaaattggTTGTCAAGTAAATTGCAAACTGATTGACAATATTTTTGTAAGTTCAAAAACGATCCCATGTATTAAATTTGGCATTGACAAGGTGCAGAGAGGCTTAGTTATGACACCACTTGTGAACGTTGTCACGATTGTAAATTTTGGAGTCGAGCCTTGACAGCAAAAACACACCCACGTTCACTGACATGAGACAGATGAGCCTCCTCCTACTCGTCCCAAGTGACTCCACCACCTGGAGTTAATATACAAGTCATTAAAATACTGTTATATGTGTACTCTTAGTGGCAGCATATAATATTTtgtattgggggaaaaaagccatTGATGGCTGATAATTGAGAGGTCAAAAGTTCATGGCCATGTAGTGATAATGATTGATGTATGGACAGCACTGTCTGGATGGAGCTCTCTCTGTACTTGCAGTTTTCTTCCTCTCATAGCATGTTAGGGATTTATAAAGATTCAAAATCGTCCATAAAGTTAAAgctgaatggttgtctgtcatgTTGCCAGGCAACCAGTTCATGGTGGATGGAGAGATCTATATGGATTGTGTGGATGTGATATATAAACCACAGTTGTAGTACTAATTGTAATTGCAGGGAATGGGGCCTTcccgattttttgtttttaaattgacaATTACTTTAGGTTGTGTTATGTGTGTGCATGGAGCTGAttatctgatttaaaaaatgttttttcccccaaacgGTTTACTTTGAGACcaaagcacaaaaaaacaacaaagtttTCAAAGCTTAGTGTGTGCAACAAAAGATCGTAATGATATGACCCCCAAAACGTGACGTCACCAAAAGCCCGCATGCGCAGTATAGATCAAGTTGCTTTTGATGGCGAGGGAATTCTCTTGCTGTACTATCATCTTTGTTACATTCAACAGCTGGGTGGAACTCCGGACAAAACTTGCTTCAGTGACGTTTTGCAAAGAGATGGAAATCGGACTGCTTTGAAAGAAGCCTCCCGTACTATCAAGATTCACTTATTAAAATTGTCATGGATTTTAATGTTAAACGTCTCGCTGCAGATGCGGGTACCTTTCTGAGCCGTGCTGTGCAAGTAAGTTTTAAACGTTTTTGCTAGTGGAAGTTATTGCTAATTAGCTGCTAGCTTACCCTCCCAGATACCTTTCAAAATTTCACAACTTCGCCACTGGCTATGTTGTCTAAATCAATATTTATTAAACATGGAGATGTTTGTAACTACCACGTAATGTCAACTGCAGTAGGTAATGTTTGTGTGCCAATTAGTTTAACCAACCATCAAAACAGGCCTCTATTAAGATATTGCTCTTCATTAGCTGGACGCATgacgttggattttgtccatctGATAACATGAGATGTTCCATCCCCAAAAGTATGCTTACAAATATTTGTGTTTGGTTCTTTTGAAAGTTCACAGAGGAGAAGTTTGGTCAGGCTGAGAAGACAGAGTTGGATGCCCATTTGGAGAATCTTTTGGTAAGAGCTGAGGCCACCAAGCAATGGACAGAGAAGATTATGAAGCAGACGGAAGTCTTATTACAGCCCAACCCAAGTAAAAACATACTTTATTAtaattaaatattatatttgtGTCATGTGCATGTTAGCCCATGATGGAGGACTTGTACAGTATGTGGAATTTTACGTTTGCCAGGACATAAGATCGCCAAGATGTTGGATGAGATCAACTggatttgtatttttgttttccagAAGGTGTATTTCCCAAATGTGTGTCACGTTGTTTGAAGCTTTCTTGTGCACACTGTGTTCTATTTGACAGTCCTTACTGTTGTCTCATGACTTTGTAATTgagtttcccttgtaatttccagATGCCCGACTTGAGGAATTTGTGTATGAGAAATTGGAAAAAAAGGTCCCGACGCGACTCAACAATCATGAACTGTTGGGCCAGTCTATGATTGACTCCGGAAATGAATTTGGTCCTGGCACTGCTTATGGTGACTATCATCTATGTTTTTGTACCACATACATTCTATGCCCTCTATTAtccaatattttgtttgtgttgctcaCTATTGTAGGAAATGCTTTGATCAAATGCGGCGAGACCCAGAAACAGATTGGCGGCGCTGAGCGAGAATTGATTCAAAGTTCTGCCATCAATTTCCTGACCCCATTCAGGAACTTTCTAGAGGGGGACTTCAAAACAATCCTGGTgatttctcatttgatgtcattCACACAATGCTCGTGGTTGTATAACAGTTGGCCTGTAATCAGTAAACTATACCTGACGAAATGTTTGAAACCTTTTtagtagaaaaaaaacagtacctGGAAATCGAGTGTGTTTATTTGTTTCCAGAAAGAACGAAAGCTGCTGCAGGTCAAGCGCTTGGATCTGGATGCGGCCAAAACAAGACTCAAGAAAGCCCGCATGGCTGATGCTCGAGCTGCGGTATGTATGTGATCCTAAATAATCGCTTATCATCTATCTGTTCTTTACATCTTGGGTGTCACAGTTATTTcaatgttgaaaatgtttcttCCCTAAAAATATGAGGCAATGTCCTCTTGAACGTAGTTGTAAGGCCGTATGAAGTCACATGACTGTGTGTAAATAAAACCTCAGATCCTAATTCCAAAGTTTTGTTAATATTGTGTTGTGTGGCATTCAAAGTCGAACTTTTGTCACGTCAAAACAAAGGCACGTCGTCTTAAGTGTGATCCGTAGTTCCACGGCAGCTGTAGCTCTAACTTGTGTCACTGTTTTTAAATTGCAAAGCAGCAGATGTGAGCAGAGGAAGTGACAGCGGTAAGTGGAATGTTGGAGCTATGTTTGACCttagcaaacaaaaaaatcatccaGACATACATGCACACAGCAAAAGCATCGAATCCCCAAGTCACTCATCTCGTGTGTCTATGGTGGagttgatctaaaaaaaaaaaaatttctctCCCACAGGCAGAACAGGAGTTGAGAATGACTCAGAGTGAATTTGACCGTCAGGCTGAGATCACCCGACTGCTGCTAGAAGGCGTCAGCAGCACCCATGTGTGTATTTCCAGTTCGCCCCAACACAGCACGTCATCTCAATCACACGACACATTTAGAAAAAATCATCTTGTGCACCAAATTTTTCTAATACTTTTCCTGCCTGACAGTTGGCAAAGTGCAAACGTGATCTAATTACTGCTAATGCCCTTTAATTGCACTCAAAGGCTTGTTGCATTAGCCAAGTTATCATGCTAGCATCAAAGCAGCTGAAATAATGAGGCTAGAAAAACATGATTTGAAGGCGAAGCGGGTAACTTAACACATTTTTTCTTGTGCGGGATCAGGCACACCACCTACGCTGCTTGAATGATTTGGTGGAGGCTCAGACGATATACTACGCGCAGTGTTACCAGTATATGGTGGATCTGCAAAAGCAGCTGGGAAGGTAAAAGAATCGTTGGGAACAATCGAGCGGCGTTTCCGCGTCTCACTCTTGTTTCTCCTCTCCGCTGCTAGCTTCCCTTCAACCTTCTCCAATAACAACCAGTCGTCAGTTACGGAAGGGGCCAACATCTCTGTGCCCACCATACCGGTGTCGGCCTCCCTGCCCACCTCTTCCAGCCGCGGCGGCTCTACCGCCTCGGGCGGATTCAGCGAATTGCGCAGCTCCAGCGGCAGCCGCAAAGCCAGAGTCCTTTACGACTACGACGCGGCCAGCAGCAGTGAGCTTTCCCTGCTGGCTGATGAGGTAAGACAGCTATCTTGAATTTgaaggttttttttgggtgacaaGCACTTGACATGGCTCCCGTGTGTGTTGTCAGGTTATCGTAGTCAGCAGCGTGCCAGGCATGGATTCAGACTGGCTGATGGGAGAGCGAGGCAGCCAGAAGGGCAAAGTGCCAATTACCTACCTGGAGCTACTTAACTGAGTCTTCGGATATGAGCTTATGCTGCCATG includes:
- the selenoj gene encoding selenoprotein J: MAMSAQSRALGAVIGAAVADAAAQPMHWIYNLDRLREVLADLEPTPEFRADSANPFYRRKTGEQTCYGDQAYVLLESLSQCGGVNVEDLTQRFYKFFGPETVYDLPVNDPYRKEGGPKAVLPIDGPWRHASIKVFLKNVDSGKEETGCDKDCQMDGITKLAPVVAFYAGQPEMLDQVEKVTRVTQNNDLCVAVTLAAARFLEHFILNGPSSKALEAVLAQLNDPQRQNPQELDNAIIAQLNEVKKNLAKPTQQLIPALFTNTUALPGAFQGALHGVLTSSRLDEAVRDTMRCGGCTSSRGSFIGACFGAQTGLQGIPESWKTRTLRYPRLLELVEKMFQKSA
- the LOC125986232 gene encoding endophilin-B1, producing the protein MDFNVKRLAADAGTFLSRAVQFTEEKFGQAEKTELDAHLENLLVRAEATKQWTEKIMKQTEVLLQPNPNARLEEFVYEKLEKKVPTRLNNHELLGQSMIDSGNEFGPGTAYGNALIKCGETQKQIGGAERELIQSSAINFLTPFRNFLEGDFKTILKERKLLQVKRLDLDAAKTRLKKARMADARAAAEQELRMTQSEFDRQAEITRLLLEGVSSTHAHHLRCLNDLVEAQTIYYAQCYQYMVDLQKQLGSFPSTFSNNNQSSVTEGANISVPTIPVSASLPTSSSRGGSTASGGFSELRSSSGSRKARVLYDYDAASSSELSLLADEVIVVSSVPGMDSDWLMGERGSQKGKVPITYLELLN